Below is a genomic region from Oryzias melastigma strain HK-1 unplaced genomic scaffold, ASM292280v2 sc00626, whole genome shotgun sequence.
tttggtgtttttcacgTTCTTTTCTCGTGTTACAGgacagatataaagaaaattaagcttaaaactgcttttctgagtatttctttattcaaacctcTGTAAATGGAGGTGCAGATGAAAAACTTCAATTGGAAACAGATGTATGTGTGACATAAAATAagtccacttgtagacaaaaaCATCCACTTCTGTCTTTGTTTGCTCGTCTAAGCTGGAATATGACTTAAAACTGTAAggctggatatctccaatattgctcgccgtttttgttgcccCGCTAATGTTagcggctgtaagctagcaggagagcatgtaaacagaaagctctcactTCTCGGAAGTTATGGAGTTgctcaacagtcccgcccacgactcagaggtgaatttgtaataaaatcctgagactctgcagaaactatgtccaagaaaacgatattttttttgtttgtttgtgttttagctaaaaatggcataattgtaattaaaaaaacattttcagaatagatcaaaacatgactCTAAATGGGTTTTAACAGGAGTGTTCATACCGGGTAGGAGTTGCAGTGGTAAGTACTTTCAGAAAACAGCAACGTGTCTCTGGCGAAGATGAAGATGGCTTTCAGGATGAAGGAGAGAAACAGCTGGATGTGAATGTAGTTGCGAGTGCAGTGCAGTTTCCTGAAGAGACATTCAAAGACAACaataaccacacacacacacacaaaaaaatacaaccagAGGAATGCGTTTCTCACCTGAACAGACACAATATGGCGATGGCGATGGAGAGGGAGATGAGAGAGAGAGCGTATCCGACTGTGTAAACGGTCCTCACCGAGGAAAAATACAGATGAGTGTCTGGGGACTGAACGGGACGAAACAACTGGAAGTCATTTAGACACTAAATGAAACATGAGCTTCTCTACCTAAAAACAGTCCAATCGTTTAGTATTTTGATGCTTCTGAATAACTGATGCTGTCATGTTGTATAAAAAAGGTGTTGCAGCTGGAGTTTaacttgattttcaaaataaaatacattttaaatatttctatggAATACAAAAGGTTtcttaaaaaatttaaattaaataaaaattgtatttaataactaaaattagcactttttaaaatctgaatgcCAAGTTCAACAATCATGACAAAGAATTAAACTATCTATTCTGAATCTACtctgttacatttttagaaatatacaATTTAATTCTATGGAAGACAAacaatgtctttaaaaaatatttaaaatgagtaCTTTCTCCAGATTCATTGGGAAATTAAAGAATCAAGGGGATTGATTCAACTGTTACCTATTCTGGTAATTTCAATTTTATGAatatcaaaattatattttttagcaaccacattattaaatttaaaacaaattttagatGAAGAAATAACTTCTTCATTCaggcattaaaaaaattgttttttaattattctctttttttgtttaatttaatatttataaatatgtggtttttaaaaaagatctatttccatttttaatgaaagcctgaaacttaaaaaagagacattttagttttgtgtatatttttattatattcgtagcacaaaaatatttcaaagttaaaaataactatttaaaaaaaatctatggaattcttaaaatcccatagagttcttaaaaaaagtcttaaaaaagaaaatatttaaaaatactatatATTCGAGATTACATgagaaatgaaacaatgaattaaacttcttttacattttcataaaaataaaaaattcaactaTTATTTAACaaccaaataattcaaattaaaacaaatgcaaaaataaaatctccatgtaggcattaaaaaaatgttggttttctcaccttttttggcttaattttagatttataaatagtttttctcaaaacaaaaaaagaaaacttatgtTATTTGTAGTTGTTTTGATGTGGAAATATGTGGTTTCAAAATAATGTACTAGATttataatgaaaatgtaaaacttaaaaattgatatattttagttctgcgtgtttttttttaaagatttttttgcacaaattgataaaaaaatgttatgaccCTGAAAAGTTTAATATTCTTTGCTAACTGCTAACCTAATATTTAGCATGTACTTCATACTTGTGATACAAAGTTATAAAGCTTATAACTTATAGGTCAAGTGGTTTTCActtctatataaaaaaagtcaaaagttgtttcaaatagaagttctaaaaattagcagttagcttagcttatttagcagattttttgcctagtttttattttctaaaagtgtgatttttgGCTCCGATCTTCCTCATCAGGACTAAGCTTTAACATGCctagttttttagaaaaagtcaCTTTAAACATCTGTTGAACAGAGATAGCAGCAAAACTGTTCAGGTCCCTCAGAGACATTTACGTCAGTGCGGTTGTTTGGACCGCAATTATTCTATCAACAAATCTCTTATCGACCAGGCTGAAAAATGACCAGGTTCCCACGCTGCTCTCAATGCAGAAATAatacaagtttaaaaagaaaaatctgcttAGATGTTTGGTACTATATTTTCTGTAAACAGATAAAATCACATAATCagattttattgctgttttaaataaagactaCACACTTTGGGGGCTCAGAGCTTTGATCTTCAATTCTTCTTTTgttatctttaatttttgtatttaactttgcttaaaaaatcacttttgctagataaagaagtaaaactacaaattaaattaattttggaGCTAAAAACTAAGACTTTCATGTCAAAATattgacagtaaaataaaatggcGCCGACCTCATTGAGAATATGGAGAGTGAAATTGAAGACGCAGGCGTCCTCGTATGGGATCAAAAGTTCTGTCCATCCGTGGGCCGTGCAGTTTCGCTGCACTTTACCTGCAAAACATACAAAAGTTGgatttatcacattttaaacTGGCTGAATTTAGTTTGACTGAAATTGTATGGAAAGCTGTTTtgctcaaaatgaaaaaaaaaaataaaaaaaaatcatgaaatataTGTTTGAAAAGAAGTAAGTTTGTAATATGCAAATAAGGGGGCGTGGCCAATGTGTTAACACAGGCCTGGGAGACACAtttgcaaacaataaaaacacggatacaaaaatgaatataaattgttttaaatatcttatattttgcatgtttgcatgtattttgctctaattttttctttttctttttaaaaaaattgaatccaattaaaaaaatatatttttgttaaatcttttattgttttttttctaaaggaaaaaaaaaatctccaacatattttctgactttaccttttttctctttgaacttgtttctgtttccattttcgcattatcatttttttctttttttggtctttcaTTCCAGACTGTCTATATTTTTCCAGACAAATAGTCCCCAGTTTGTAgtctaaagtacattttatttctggCTCCAAAGTGAGCAACTgctgattaagaaaaaaacagcaaaagtgaACCAATAAACCATTAATCTCTCTTTTGGATCACTTTATCCCCTcaaaaggacaaataaaaacGTCAAGGACTCAGTCATACAGTAAGTTTATGAGttaatatattatataatatatcaATAAGTTCTGATCTTTAAGTAAGAGATAGAACATGCTGCCACcttgaagaaaaaagtaaaaatccttTAATATGCAGATGATACGCCATTTTAATGAAGTTATTTCTTATTCATAAATGTAAGTTATAGTATGTTATGTAATTGCTGCttgtttttcatgcaaaaaaacatctgttttaagATTATTGGACAATAAAATGAGTACCTGTCACTCTATCTGATAAGCTTCTACTACTTTTCATAATTTATTATGCCACCTTTTATCGTCATCTTGCACTATGCTTTTGTTTTCCCGCCCTCCCTGTGCAAACACACTTTTAATGGTTGACCGTGTACACACAGGTGGAACATGCCTCACTTTCTTATGGAAACACGTGAACTCTAACCATGCAGGTGCTGTTAAATAATGCAGGTTATTCCAAAGTTTTAGCATCTCACCTTCAGAATGGAAGAAATCCGGACACTGTTTGGAAACTGTTTGGCCGAGGGGAGCAGTGGGCCAACAGGTCACGTTGTCCCACATCCCACTGCATTGTACGCCTATGTTTTCTGCAACGAAAAAATAGTACACCACAGAAGAACAAgggaaaatgccaaaaataatatcaaaacGTACTTTaaacagaggggaaaaaatccatggatggatggaaaatattttcaatcaatttgtgatttgaaaactacggagcccctaaagggacatcgaagtaaaaaaaaaaaaatctggttactatctggtgcgcaccagatagtaactggtgtatACTACATAGCACCTGGTGATCACCAGNNNNNNNNNNNNNNNNNNNNNNNNNNNNNNNNNNNNNNNNNNNNNNNNNNNNNNNNNNNNNNNNNNNNNNNNNNNNNNNNNNNNNNNNNNNNNNNNNNNNNNNNNNNNNNNNNNNNNNNNNNNNNNNNNNNNNNNNNNNNNNNNNNNNNNNNNNNNNNNNNNNNNNNNNNNNNNNNNNNNNNNNNNNNNNNNNNNNNNNNNNNNNNNNNNNNNNNNNNNNNNNNNNNNNNNNNNNNNNNNNNNNNNNNNNNNNNNNNNNNNNNNNNNNNNNNNNNNNNNNNNNNNNNNNNNNNNNNNNNNNNNNNNNNNNNNNNNNNNNNNNNNNNNNNNNNNNNNNNNNNNNNNNNNNNNNNNNNNNNNNNNNNNNNNNNNNNNNNNNNNNNNNNNNNNNNNNNNNNNNNNNNNNNNNNNNNNNNNNNNNNNNNNNNNNNNNNNNNNNNNNNNNNNNNNNNNNNNNNNNNNNNNNNNNNNNNNNNNNNNNNNNNNNNNNNNNNNNNNNNNNNNNNNNNNNNNNNNNNNNNNNNNNNNNNNNNNNNNNNNNNNNNNNNNNNNNNNNNNNNNNNNNNNNNNNNNNNNNNNNNNNNNNNNNNNNNNNNNNNNNNNNNNNNNNNNNNNNNNNNNNNNNNNNNNNNNNNNNNNNNNNNNNNNNNNNNNNNNNNNNNNNNNNNNNNNNNNNNNNNNNNNNNNNNNNNNNNNNNNNNNNNNNNNNNNNNNNNNNNNNNNNNNNNNNNNNNNNNNNNNNNNNNNNNNNNNNNNNNNNNNNNNNNNNNNNNNNNNNNNNNNNNNNNNNNNNNNNNNNNNNNNNNNNNNNNNNNNNNNNNNNNNNNNNNNNNNNNNNNNNNNNNNNNNNNNNNNNNNNNNNNNNNNNNNNNNNNNNNNNNNNNNNNNNNNNNNNNNNNNNNNNNNNNNNNNNNNNNNNNNNNNNNNNNNNNNNNNNNNNNNNNNNNNNNNNNNNNNNNNNNNNNNNNNNNNNNNNNNNNNNNNNNNNNNNNNNNNNNNNNNNNNNNNNNNNNNNNNNNNNNNNNNNNNNNNNNNNNNNNNNNNNNNNNNNNNNNNNNNNNNNNNNNNNNNNNNNNNNNNNNNNNNNNNNNNNNNNNNNNNNNNNNNNNNNNNNNNNNNNNNNNNNNNNNNNNNNNNNNNNNNNNNNNNNNNNNNNNNNNNNNNNNNNNNNNNNNNNNNNNNNNNNNNNNNNNNNNNNNNNNNNNNNNNNNNNNNNNNNNNNNNNNNNNNNNNNNNNNNNNNNNNNNNNNNNNNNNNNNNNNNNNNNNNNNNNNNNNNNNNNNNNNNNNNNNNNNNNNNNNNNNNNNNNNNNNNNNNNNNNNNNNNNNNNNNNNNNNNNNNNNNNNNNNNNNNNNNNNNNNNNNNNNNNNNNNNNNNNNNNNNNNNNNNNNNNNNNNNNNNNNNNNNNNNNNNNNNNNNNNNNNNNNNNNNNNNNNNNNNNNNNNNNNNNNNNNNNNNNNNNNNNNNNNNNNNNNNNNNNNNNNNNNNNNNNNNNNNNNNNNNNNNNNNNNNNNNNNNNNNNNNNNNNNNNNNNNNNNNNNNNNNNNNNNNNNNNNNNNNNNNNNNNNNNNNNNNNNNNNNNNNNNNNNNNNNNNNNNNNNNNNNNNNNNNNNNNNNNNNNNNNNNNNNNNNNNNNNNNNNNNNNNNNNNNNNNNNNNNNNNNNNNNNNNNNNNNNNNNNNNNNNNNNNNNNNNNNNNNNNNNNNNNNNNNNNNNNNNNNNNNNNNNNNNNNNNNNNNNNNNNNNNNNNNNNNNNNNNNNNNNNNNNNNNNNNNNNNNNNNNNNNNNNNNNNNNNNNNNNNNNNNNNNNNNNNNNNNNNNNNNNNNNNNNNNNNNNNNNNNNNNNNNNNNNNNNNNNNNNNNNNNNNNNNNNNNNNNNNNNNNNNNNNNNNNNNNNNNNNNNNNNNNNNNNNNNNNNNNNNNNNNNNNNNNNNNNNNNNNNNNNNNNNNNNNNNNNNNNNNNNNNNNNNNNNNNNNNNNNNNNNNNNNNNNNNNNNNNNNNNNNNNNNNNNNNNNNNNNNNNNNNNNNNNNNNNNNNNNNNNNNNNNNNNNNNNNNNNNNNNNNNNNNNNNNNNNNNNNNNNNNNNNNNNNNNNNNNNNNNNNNNNNNNNNNNNNNNNNNNNNNNNNNNNNNNNNNNNNNNNNNNNNNNNNNNNNNNNNNNNNNNNNNNNNNNNNNNNNNNNNNNNNNNNNNNNNNNNNNNNNNNNNNNNNNNNNNNNNNNNNNNNNNNNNNNNNNNNNNNNNNNNNNNNNNNNNNNNNNNNNNNNNNNNNNNNNNNNNNNNNNNNNNNNNNNNNNNNNNNNNNNNNNNNNNNNNNNNNNNNNNNNNNNNNNNNNNNNNNNNNNNNNNNNNNNNNNNNNNNNNNNNNNNNNNNNNNNNNNNNNNNNNNNNNNNNNNNNNNNNNNNNNNNNNNNNNNNNNNNNNNNNNNNNNNNNNNNNNNNNNNNNNNNNNNNNNNNNNNNNNNNNNNNNNNNNNNNNNNNNNNNNNNNNNNNNNNNNNNNNNNNNNNNNNNNNNNNNNNNNNNNNNNNNNNNNNNNNNNNNNNNNNNNNNNNNNNNNNNNNNNNNNNNNNNNNNNNNNNNNNNNNNNNNNNNNNNNNNNNNNNNNNNNNNNNNNNNNNNNNNNNNNNNNNNNNNNNNNNNNNNNNNNNNNNNNNNNNNNNNNNNNNNNNNNNNNNNNNNNNNNNNNNNNNNNNNNNNNNNNNNNNNNNNNNNNNNNNNNNNNNNNNNNNNNNNNNNNNNNNNNNNNNNNNNNNNNNNNNNNNNNNNNNNNNNNNNNNNNNNNNNNNNNNNNNNNNNNNNNNNNNNNNNNNNNNNNNNNNNNNNNNNNNNNNNNNNNNNNNNNNNNNNNNNNNNNNNNNNNNNNNNNNNNNNNNNNNNNNNNNNNNNNNNNNNNNNNNNNNNNNNNNNNNNNNNNNNNNNNNNNNNNNNNNNNNNNNNNNNNNNNNNNNNNNNNNNNNNNNNNNNNNNNNNNNNNNNNNNNNNNNNNNNNNNNNNNNNNNNNNNNNNNNNNNNNNNNNNNNNNNNNNNNNNNNNNNNNNNNNNNNNNNNNNNNNNNNNNNNNNNNNNNNNNNNNNNNNNNNNNNNNNNNNNNNNNNNNNNNNNNNNNNNNNNNNNNNNNNNNNNNNNNNNNNNNNNNNNNNNNNNNNNNNNNNNNNNNNNNNNNNNNNNNNNNNNNNNNNNNNNNNNNNNNNNNNNNNNNNNNNNNNNNNNNNNNNNNNNNNNNNNNNNNNNNNNNNNNNNNNNNNNNNNNNNNNNNNNNNNNNNNNNNNNNNNNNNNNNNNNNNNNNNNNNNNNNNNNNNNNNNNNNNNNNNNNNNNNNNNNNNNNNNNNNNNNNNNNNNNNNNNNNNNNNNNNNNNNNNNNNNNNNNNNNNNNNNNNNNNNNNNNNNNNNNNNNNNNNNNNNNNNNNNNNNNNNNNNNNNNNNNNNNNNNNNNNNNNNNNNNNNNNNNNNNNNNNNNNNNNNNNNNNNNNNNNNNNNNNNNNNNNNNNNNNNNNNNNNNNNNNNNNNNNNNNNNNNNNNNNNNNNNNNNNNNNNNNNNNNNNNNNNNNNNNNNNNNNNNNNNNNNNNNNNNNNNNNNNNNNNNNNNNNNNNNNNNNNNNNNNNNNNNNNNNNNNNNNNNNNNNNNNNNNNNNNNNNNNNNNNNNNNNNNNNNNNNNNNNNNNNNNNNNNNNNNNNNNNNNNNNNNNNNNNNNNNNNNNNNNNNNNNNNNNNNNNNNNNNNNNNNNNNNNNNNNNNNNNNNNNNNNNNNNNNNNNNNNNNNNNNNNNNNNNNNNNNNNNNNNNNNNNNNNNNNNNNNNNNNNNNNNNNNNNNNNNNNNNNNNNNNNNNNNNNNNNNNNNNNNNNNNNNNNNNNNNNNNNNNNNNNNNNNNNNNNNNNNNNNNNNNNNNNNNNNNNNNNNNNNNNNNNNNNNNNNNNNNNNNNNNNNNNNNNNNNNNNNNNNNNNNNNNNNNNNNNNNNNNNNNNNNNNNNNNNNNNNNNNNNNNNNNNNNNNNNNNNNNNNNNNNNNNNNNNNNNNNNNNNNNNNNNNNNNNNNNNNNNNNNNNNNNNNNNNNNNNNNNNNNNNNNNNNNNNNNNNNNNNNNNNNNNNNNNNNNNNNNNNNNNNNNNNNNNNNNNNNNNNNNNNNNNNNNNNNNNNNNNNNNNNNNNNNNNNNNNNNNNNNNNNNNNNNNNNNNNNNNNNNNNNNNNNNNNNNNNNNNNNNNNNNNNNNNNNNNNNNNNNNNNNNNNNNNNNNNNNNNNNNNNNNNNNNNNNNNNNNNNNNNNNNNNNNNNNNNNNNNNNNNNNNNNNNNNNNNNNNNNNNNNNNNNNNNNNNNNNNNNNNNNNNNNNNNNNNNNNNNNNNNNNNNNNNNNNNNNNNNNNNNNNNNNNNNNNNNNNNNNNNNNNNNNNNNNNNNNNNNNNNNNNNNNNNNNNNNNNNNNNNNNNNNNNNNNNNNNNNNNNNNNNNNNNNNNNNNNNNNNNNNNNNNNNNNNNNNNNNNNNNNNNNNNNNNNNNNNNNNNNNNNNNNNNNNNNNNNNNNNNNNNNNNNNNNNNNNNNNNNNNNNNNNNNNNNNNNNNNNNNNNNNNNNNNNNNNNNNNNNNNNNNNNNNNNNNNNNNNNNNNNNNNNNNNNNNNNNNNNNNNNNNNNNNNNNNNNNNNNNNNNNNNNNNNNNNNNNNNNNNNNNNNNNNNNNNNNNNNNNNNNNNNNNNNNNNNNNNNNNNNNNNNNNNNNNNNNNNNNNNNNNNNNNNNNNNNNNNNNNNNNNNNNNNNNNNNNNNNNNNNNNNNNNNNNNNNNNNNNNNNNNNNNNNNNNNNNNNNNNNNNNNNNNNNNNNNNNNNNNNNNNNNNNNNNNNNNNNNNNNNNNNNNNNNNNNNNNNNNNNNNNNNNNNNNNNNNNNNNNNNNNNNNNNNNNNNNNNNNNNNNNNNNNNNNNNNNNNNNNNNNNNNNNNNNNNNNNNNNNNNNNNNNNNNNNNNNNNNNNNNNNNNNNNNNNNNNNNNNNNNNNNNNNNNNNNNNNNNNNNNNNNNNNNNNNNNNNNNNNNNNNNNNNNNNNNNNNNNNNNNNNNNNNNNNNNNNNNNNNNNNNNNNNNNNNNNNNNNNNNNNNNNNNNNNNNNNNNNNNNNNNNNNNNNNNNNNNNNNNNNNNNNNNNNNNNNNNNNNNNNNNNNNNNNNNNNNNNNNNNNNNNNNNNNNNNNNNNNNNNNNNNNNNNNNNNNNNNNNNNNNNNNNNNNNNNNNNNNNNNNNNNNNNNNNNNNNNNNNNNNNNNNNNNNNNNNNNNNNNNNNNNNNNNNNNNNNNNNNNNNNNNNNNNNNNNNNNNNNNNNNNNNNNNNNNNNNNNNNNNNNNNNNNNNNNNNNNNNNNNNNNNNNNNNNNNNNNNNNNNNNNNNNNNNNNNNNNNNNNNNNNNNNNNNNNNNNNNNNNNNNNNNNNNNNNNNNNNNNNNNNNNNNNNNNNNNNNNNNNNNNNNNNNNNNNNNNNNNNNNNNNNNNNNNNNNNNNNNNNNNNNNNNNNNNNNNNNNNNNNNNNNNNNNNNNNNNNNNNNNNNNNNNNNNTTTGCCAACCCAAAATGCAACAGCCAGATCCAAGCAGAACCTCCAGAGCTTCATTTCAGTGGCTTTCAACTTAACAAACAATATCAAAAAACCCTGGTAAGTAATGTTGAAAtcaaaattgtgtaaaataaaatgtgcttaATGCTtacatttaatatatttgtgtccaaattttaaatatgattGGATTTTAAAACTATAGGAAGACTATTTAGAGCAAAGAAAACTATTATTAATGGTATAACACagtaaataatcattttaaatataaataaaagcctGGAAATGGCTGTATAGTTATAGAAATGTACAAATCACTTAACAGAATTTAGCAGAATTCTCCCCTAAAGGTCTTTTGCTACAATGCCACACACAGTCTCATCAATATTTAAATGCTTCAGAATTCACATACTTGTTTGCCCCAATGATTCATTTTACATCAAATATTTAGCATTTCCTGACTAAAAGATAACAAAAATGAACTAAACCTTTTAGGAAAACGTGTCAAACAAGTgttcaaacagaaaacatgacTCCCCCTCTTTGTTATAGCCCAGATAAAACTTACTGGTGACTTTTTGTGTTGAAGTTCTACAACTTCCACTTTCACTACTTGACTTGTGAGTCATAAAGAAGCTGTTCCAGAACAAGGACATAcatttttggttcaaaataTTATCTAATTGTaacccaaaaaatatattttttatgcttttgtatCGACTaagcttcatttatttacacttgTAATCaatttcaatcttttttattCACATAGAGTTTAGTACTTTACATGTAGTATTCAAATCTACATGAcctaaaataggaaaataaaaatattatagttgaaaaagaaataggatagaaaaaaataataaattgtctatttttcattaaaatcctCAACAATGGGggataaaatgaataaataaaaggactaatgcattaaatttgaaaattataGATAAAATGTTATACTAAATGTATATGAAAAGACAAAGTTATAAAATggttatttggaaaaaaaaaagtatccatccatctttttctgatattaaaatatattttttaatagaattctaaaaatgcacattttattttgaaaatcgagTTAAACTCCAGCCCCAGCACCATTTTTATATAACAAAATAGTATCAATTGTTCAGAAGCAGCAAAATACTTAACTATTGGTCTGTNNNNNNNNNNNNNNNNNNNNNNNNNNNNNNNNNNNNNNNNNNNNNNNNNNNNNNNNNNNNNNNNNNNNNNNNNNNNNNNNNNNNNNNNNNNNNNNNNNNNNNNNNNNNNNNNNNNNNNNNNNNNNNNNNNNNNNNNNNNNNNNNNNNNNNNNNNNNNNNNNNNNNNNNNNNNNNNNNNNNNNNNNNNNNNNNNNNNNNNNNNN
It encodes:
- the LOC112139460 gene encoding vasoactive intestinal polypeptide receptor-like, translated to MWDNVTCWPTAPLGQTVSKQCPDFFHSEGKVQRNCTAHGWTELLIPYEDACVFNFTLHILNESPDTHLYFSSVRTVYTVGYALSLISLSIAIAILCLFRKLHCTRNYIHIQLFLSFILKAIFIFARDTLLFSESTYHCNSYPV